Part of the Kordiimonas pumila genome is shown below.
TACACTGATCGGTGCTAATGGTGATGATTCACTCATCGGCGGCGCTGGCAACGACCAACTGCTCGGCGGTAACAACAATGATACGCTCCTCGGTGGTGCTGGTAACGACTACGGTAACGGCGGTAACGGTGATGATATCGTTGACGGCGGTAACGGCGACGACACATTCTACGCTGGCTCTGATGATACTGGTGACGATGCTCTTCGTGGTGGCCTCGGTGCTGACCTTCTTGCTGGTGGTGCTGGTAACGACACTATCGTTGGTGGCGGTTCAACAACCGCTAGCCTTTGGGTTGCTGCAGATAGCACAGCAGCGCTCGGTTCTGGTGCTGACACTCTCTACGGCGGTGCTGGTAACGATGCTATCGTGCTTGGCAACTGGGATACAACAGGTAACGACGTTGTAGAATTCGGTGACGCAGCTAGTGCAACTGACGTTCTGGATGCTGGCAGTGTTGCTTGGGCAGGCGATGGCAACGATACTGTTGTTGGTGGTGGCGGTAACGACACTATCGGTGGCGGTTCTGGTAACGATTCTATCGAAGGCGGTAACGGCGACGATCTTATCTACGGCGGTGCTAACGGTGACGATTACATCGAAGGTAGTTCAGGCAATGATACAGTCTTCGGCGGCGCTGGTGAGGATGAAGTCTACGGCGGCAACGACGATGATGTCCTGTTCGGTGGTACTGGCGATGACTATGTTAGCGGCGGCAACGGCGATGATGAAATCTACGGCGGTGCTGACGATGGTGAAGATGAAATCGACGGTGGCAACGGTGATGATGAAATCTACGGCGGTGCTGGCAACGATGATATCGACGGCGACGACGGTGACGATGTTATCTTTGGTCAAGACGGTGAAGATGACATCGACGGTGGTGCTGGTAACGATGACATCGACGGCGGTGCTGGTAATGATGATCTCTTAGGCAGTGCTGGTGATGATACTATCGCTGGCGGTGATGGAAATGATACTATCGACGGCGGTACTGGTAATGATGATGTTGACGGCGGTGATGGTAACGACACAATTACTAATGCTGGTGGCAATGACGATCTTTCTGGCGGTGCTGGTAACGACACAATTACTGGTAGTGGTGATGACACGATCAATGGTGGTGCCGGTAATGACTCGCTTGTAGCTGGTGGCGGCGATGAAGTGTTTGTCTTTGAAACAGGTACTGGCGATGACGTGATTAACGGCTTCTCTATTGGTGATGACGTACTTGACCTAAGGGCAATTGCTGGTTCCATTGATACTTATGCCGAGCTGTCGGCTGTAACTACTGAGAGTGATGGTAATATTATTATCGTAATCGGTGATGATAGTATTCAGCTTCTTGGTGTTACGCTCTCTAATCTACAACTTGCGTTTAACGCTGGTGATGTTCTGCTTAACTAAGCTGAGTTATTATCTAAAGAATACGGAAAGGGAGGCTTTTGCCTCCCTTTTTCTTTGTCTGCGTTTTAATGCCGCAGGAAAAACAGCAGGAACAGCGTAGCAAATACGGTAAGGCAGGGTTTATGTCGACTACGGTGTTTTAGGATGTGTATGAATGTGTATGAAGGCCCATGTTTGTGGTTGTGATAGCAGGGCATTCATGCTTATGTCGGGTCGACACCGTTTCTGACCTATGCTATTGAGGCAACCATATCAAGCTGGCGTACAGCGAGCGGTAGTATTTACAGCGTAATCGAGGGTATCTGTATGGCGCTTATTGAAGACTATAAACGTGAAGAGCATGCGTTTAGAAAGACCCTAAAGACAGCGGTTGGCTTTTCTCTGATCTCAAATGTTTGCATGTTGGCCATGCCTGTTTTTATGTTTCAGGTTTACGACCGGGTTTTGATGTCGCGTAATATGGAAACGCTTTTTGCGCTGGCGATTTTTGCCCTTGTTATTTTGATCGTTTATGGCTTTTTTGATTATGTGAAAAACGCACTCCTTATTAAAGCTGCTACCCGTATGGAGGCTAACCTTTCAGGCCTTATTCTTGCGGGGGAACTGGCGCGGTCAGTGGATTCTAACGCACAGAGTGTGCGTGACCTTGCCAGCCTGAAGCAGGTGGCAACATCGCCAGCTTTTTCATCGCTGTTTGACCTGCCTACATTCCCACTTTACCTGCTTTTGCTGTTCTTAATTCACCCGGTTCTGGGGGCCGCTGTTATTGTTGGTGGCGGAATTATTCTTTTTATTGGTGTGTGGGGTGCGCGTGTAACTTCCGTTCTTAATAAAGACCATCTGGAAGCTGCGACATCAGCTAGCCGCTCACTTGAAATGCATCTGTCTTCGCAAGAACTTATTAAAGCACAAGGTCTTTACAAAGAAGCGGTTTCAGAATGGGGCCACAAGTACGGTGAGCAGCTTGAACGGCAGGTTGAATCCTCTACTAAAATGGCAGCTTTTGCCGGCGCCAGTAAAGCAACGCGGCAGATCGTACAGGTTGCGCTTATTGCGACCGGTGCATTTTTGGTGCTTATTGATCATGCAACAGGTGGTGTTATTTTTGCGGCAGCCATGATTGGTGGCCGCGCACTTATGCCGGTTGAAGCTGTTGTTGGAAGCTGGCGCACCCTTGTGCAGGCTTACGACGTGCGGGCGCGTCTCATGACACGGCTTGAAGATATTAACTTGCCTGAAAACAGAACACAGTTGCCGTCGCCGTCTGGCGCGATTGGTATTGAGCGCGTGGTTTATGTGCCGCGCCCTGGTGCGCAGCCTATTATCAAGGGTATTTCTGGCAAGATTCGTTCGGGTGAAATTGTCGCGATCATCGGGCCATCTGGCGCTGGTAAATCGACCTTGGCAAAAATGCTGGTCGGCTATCTGCAACCCTCATCAGGCATGGTAACGCTTGACGGGCAGGATATTAATACGTGGGACCCAACGGCACGAGGCCAGCATATTGGCTATATGCCCCAGCAAATTAGCTTTTTTAATATGACTGTGCGTGAAAATATTGCGCGCATGCGGGTGGATGACCCACCAGAGCTGGCGATACATGCCGCAAAACTTGCGGGTGTCCACGAGCTTGTTATGTCGCTTCCTGACGGTTACGATACCGTTATTTCCCGTAGTGGCTTTCAGCCGTCCGGTGGTCAGTCACAGCTTATTGCTTTGGCGCGTGCATTTTATGGCATGCCAAAAGTACTGATTCTTGATGAACCAAATGCCGCATTGGACCAGCAAGGTGAAAACACCTTCCACAAAGCCTTGAGGCTTGCGAAGAAAAATAAAATTACCACTATTATTGTAACCCAGCGTCCTAGTGTGCTGCAGTTTGTAGACAAAGTCATGGTGATGCAGGCGGGTATTGTTAAAGAATACGGCGATAAAGACACGGTTTTGAAAAGCGGCGCTGTAAGCACAAAAAATCAGGCCGCAATCCAGAAGGCGGCGGCAAGCAACAAACCCGCACCCACGAATGGTGCGGCGGGTGCAAAAGCTGCAACACCTAAAGAAAAACCTCAAGCGTCGAAAGAAAGTTCTGCACCACAAAAACCGCAACAGCCAGATAGCGGCGTGCCTGCTACAGAAACAAAAGGGGAAGCATGATGTCTGATATTGTTCCAGTTTCTTCAAACCTTCCGGCTGTTAAATCTGATAAGTTCGAGCGAGCGTCGCTTCAGAAATGGGCGGAAAATATTGATGTTGATCGCAAGCCACTCCTGAGAAAAGCGCTTTATGTGTTTATTATTGTCTTTGTTTTTGGGGGCATTTGGTCTGTAACAGCTGAGCTTGGCGGTGCTGTTATTGCCAGCGGCAAGGTGGTTGCAGAAGGTAAAAACCGGCTTATTCAAAACCTTGAAGGCGGTATTCTGAAAGAGCTGAATGTAAAAGAGGGCGATAAGGTGAAAGAAGGCGATATTCTTGCACTTCTTGACCCCCTTCAACTTGCGGCTCAGCTTGAATCAAACCAATTGCAGCGTGCTATTGCCCGAATTCAGCTAGCCCGGCTGCGTGCGGAAGTACATAATCTTGCTGATATTCAGTTTCCAACGGATATTGACCCGGCCGTAGCAGACCACCCACGGGTGATCGAGGCCATTTCAAGCCAGACCGATGAATTTGTTGCAGGCCGTAACTTTCGTCGTGCCACTGATGAAATTCTTGACACCCGGATAAAGGGGCTTGAGGGTGATATAGAAGGCCAGAAGGAAGTGCTGGAAGCCTATAACCGCCAGCTTGAGCTTTTTGAGCTGGAATTGAAGGATTTTAAAGTTCTTTTGGAGCAGGGCCATATTGCCCGTACCCGTGTTTTTGCTACAGAGCGTAAGGTCGTGGAGCTTATAGCAACGGTCGCCAACGTGAAGCTTGATATGCAAAAAGCGCGCAACGAAATTTTAAATTACCAGACTGAAAAACGCCAGAACATGCTTGAGTTCAAAGAAAAAGCCAACAATCAGCTGATTGAAGCGCAAAAAACTTTAAGTTCAGCAGATTCCAGTGTTGCCCGCCTAACCGATATGCTGGATCGCTCCATTATACGGTCGCCTGTTGAGGGGACGGTTTTTCGGATGGGCAAACATACGCTCGGCGAAGTGGTGAAGCCGGGCGAAACAATGTTTGTGGTATTTCCGGACGACGATGCCCTGACGATCGAAGCTTATTTGCAGCCAACTGACCGTGAGCATATTCACACAGGTCAGGATGTTGAAGTGATATTCCCGTCTGACAAGCAAAGCAGAATGACACCTGTGCCAGGCAAGCTCATTTATGTATCAGCGGATACCATTACGAGCGAGCAGGACCCAACGGGCAAGTATCTGGTAAAGATTTTGGTTGATCCTGATCATATTCCAAAACAGCTTTTGCCGGGTAATATTGCGGAAGCCTATATTCAAACAGAGCCAACAACCTTTGCGGCAATTATGGCGAAACCCTTCACGAGATTTGCTTTCCGCGCCTTTAAAGGGTAGCTATAAGATATAGCATTAGGGGGAGACAGTGCGAGTGACAGAGATTGTCCTTACTCGTGAAGCCGCAAAAAAAATGTACTCTGCAGTGAATTCCATTGTGGTTGCGAAAGCGTGTTACCGGATAGTGAAGGATGCAATACACCCGGATATTGCTATCCTGCTATTATCGCCGGACGGGCGTATATCACTGCCTGCAAAAGCGGATCGTATAGCCCGTGAAACAACGCCGTTAAGGGGCGCACCCGCAGGGTTGCTGGCACTGGTGTACAGCGCGTCATATAATGGGCTGATTGAAACCCTGACGGCCACTTTTGAACAGCATGATATTTCTGAAAAGCCAGCAACGCTTTTGCTGAAACCCGCGCCTTTCTTCTGGAAACGCTATAAATGCAGGCAGTTTATTAATGATGTACTGCTGAAAAACCTGATTAAGATACGCAGCAATGTTGCGCTGTATCATCAGGCCATTACGGCACAAAGACGCAACCTTGAGATTCTGCAACAACAGCTTGATACCGCCCAGCGCATGATGACGGGCATTGGGTATGAGAAGCTTTTTGACGGTGTAAGCTTAAAACAAGGCACAGAAACTGTTGGGCCGGGCGGTGACATTGATACAGCAAGGTACGGGCAAACATTACCTCTTGCATGCCTTGGTTTGCGGGGCGTGTCGCTTTTTGTGAGACAGTTACCGCCTAAAACCGATACCGGTAGTTTGCAGCTTTTGATCAAGCGAGCGGCAGATGGTGCGCGTTTGATGGAAGAAACTGTTCCCGTTTCAAATCTGGTTGAAGGCTGGAACGGATTTCTTTTGCCGGGCTTGGGGCTGTTGTCCATTGGGGACGCATTGCTGGAGCTTGAGTGGCACAGTGCAGACGGCCTGTTACTTGCCATGGCAGATGCTGAAACATCGCGGTTTGGTGATCAGGATAACAGATCTCTGGCCCTTAGAATAAAACAGGGTCTTCTGCCGCCGGGTGCTTTAACCAGCCTTGACGGCCAAGTGCCTGTTCCTAAAACGGAGCAGCCACTTTTGCAGGTACAAGCGCTTAAACTGCCAGAACCGGGGGAAGCACTACAATATTACCGCGGCCATGTTGCTCATGAAAAGCTATCTGACCAGCATAAGTTTGCCCTTGTAACCATGAATGGTGCCAGCCGTGATTTGCAATTGCACCCCATGATGGAAGGGCTAACGGCTGTTATCTATAAAGATGCAATAGCTGCTGGCAGCGTTTGGGCTGCTTGTGATGTGGCGACTGCGCACCCTGCGGCACCTGCTTTTACCTATATTTTAGCCGCAATCCCAAGCAGTATGGATGCTGATAAGCCGCGCCTTATAGATGATATTGCAGCACAGGTTAAAAAGGGTGTGATGGCTGGTTCGAGCGGAAAAACAGGGGCTGTTTGGCAGTCTGTAACACTGAGCGCCCAAAAACGCCGGTTATTAGAACTTGAGATACCGGCTGATAAAAATAGTTCGATGGATGCGGTGTTTGCTGTACTGCCGGCTGAAGGCAGTATCAGTTGTGGCTGGTGTCGTTGGTATGGTTTTTACGTGACAAGCAAACTGAATACGCCGTTTGTAACCGGAAGGCTGGATACAAGCATTGAATCAAGTTCATAAAAAAGCACTGGGTGTTGTTATTCCAGCTTATGGCCACCCAGGTTTTTTGGCCGAGGCAATCATGGGCGCTTGCGAACAGGTATGTGATCAGCCTGTTTTGGTGGTGGTGGTTGATGATGGTTGCCGGTTTCCTGAAACAGGCCGGGTTGTGCATGACCTTCAGCTTCTTTATCCAGAGCGGCTTTTTTATATAAGACAGGAAAACACCCGGCTGCCGGGCGCCCGCAATACAGGGATCAGGTTTTTATTTGATATAGCGCCAGATTTGGACGCGATCTATTTTCTGGATGCTGATAACAGAATAGAACCCTATTCACTGCAACAGTTTCGCACGTCTTTAGGGGATGACCCGGCTGTTGGCTGGGCTTATCCGGATATTAGTTTTTTTGGTCTTTCGTGGGGTGAAAATGGTTTTGAAACCCGTGAAACAGCGCCTGTTTACAGCAAACTAAAGCATCTGCGCGGTAATATTTCTGAGGCTGGATCCCTTGTTCGGGGGGATGTTTTCCGGCAGGGCATATTTTTTGATGACAGTATGCGGTCTGGCCTTGAAGACTGGGACTTTTGGCTATCTGCAATGGAGGCTGGTTATATAGGGGTGCGTACACAGCACTCTGGGTTTATATATCGGCGAAGGCCCGAAAGTATGCTGGCCGCATCGCAGCGCGAGCATGACGGCCTTTTAAACCGGTTATATAAAAAGCACGCCGCCCTTTATGCACCGCGTAATATTTTGTCGCTAGAGCAGCAGGAAGCACCGGTATTTGCAATATATATAGCGGGCGATACGGCCATACGGCTTACTAGTGACCCCGTTTTGCCGGGAACCAGTATATCACTAGGTGAATTTAAGCAGTTGTTTGAAGCAAGCCTTCATGAAGAACATGCGCATTTTTTCCCTGAGTTTTTGTTACTTTTAACACCAAATGAAGCGCAGCGTCTGGAAAGCCTTAGTGTCTTTTTACGTACATGCTTTTGGGGATTAAAGGCGCAAACCGCTGATGTTTGCCGCGTGCAGATTCAAAATGGCCCAAACGATATAGAAGCGGTTAAAGACGCCTCTATGCTGCAGGCGCTTTTGGTTAGGCAGCGCGCCTTAAAGAGTTATGTTGGCGGCCATAAGACAGATAGAGCCAAGGCCTTTAATAAGCTACACACCCTGTATGTTCCCTTACCGGCTTTGCTGTGGGGCGGTGTTCCTGTGCAGGCTAACCAACAGACTGAAGATAAGGCCTCGGTCGACCTGAAGGCCGCGCTTGTCGAGTTTGCGGATGGCCTGTGCGGTCAAAAGCCATGGGTGAAGCATCATAACCGGCAATATTCCGGCCCTGATGTTAGAGCGCTTCGCAAGCTGCTCGTTGATGAAACCTGTGCCGCGGAAGGATTGAAAGCCTACCCGGTAGGGCATACGCAGGGGCGTGATGTTTTTGCTTTCAGCCTAGATAAGCTTGACCAGATGAGTATAGGTTATCTTACAGCAACAATGCAGGCGAGCCATGATGCAGGGCGAGAAATAGCGTGTTTTATTGAGTATCAGCAGCCTGATGCTAAAGGAAAACTGCCCTTACCTGCTGCATGGCAAGAGATAATCACGGATATTATTACTTTTCCGGTTAGCCCAACGGTAGGTGATAATTATACATATCTGGGTGCAACCATTGAACGGAAGTTACTACTGGTAGACCAGATTAAGGCTGTTTCTGTTTTACTGCGTTCAACGGATACACTGTATATTGTGGGGGATGCAGCGTGCCTTGAAGTTGCCGGCGAGCTTAGGCAGTATGGCACTAAAATAATTGTGGTTTGTCCAAAAACAGAGAGTTCAACATCGCGTTACCTAGCTTATGAGCATGCCATTGGCCAATTGATCACGCTGGGCTCAGAACTGTATATAGATCTGGTGGCGGCAGGTTTTCCTGCGGGTAAAATTATATCAGAGTGCCCTGATGATATATATTGATAAAGAGGCCTTTAAATCACTGGTTGTAATCGGCTAATTGCATCAGTAGAGATAAAGCCCTATAGCTTTTATGGATAAATTTTTGCCTGAAATGAGTGTATTTTGACACCTGATTATAAAATATTCTGCCTTGTCCCTGATTTGCCGGATAGCACTGAATTAGAGCCATTTGTTGCGGAAATGCAGGCGAACAGATGGTACACAAATTTTGGGCCGTTAACGCGGCGCTTTGAACGCGAAATGGCAGACTTTTTGTTGCCAAATAACGCGGCGGATATTGCTGTGGGTACATTCTCTTCCGCAACCACGGCGCTTGAGCTTGTTTTAAAGGTAATGAATTTACCACAAAATGCGCGGGTGCTTTTGCCAGCACTCACTTTTCCGGCAACGGCTCTTTCCGTGCTTAATGCTGGGTATACACCTGTGCTATCTGATGTAGATGCCGCTAGCTGGCTGTTATCGCCTGAAATCGCAAAGGCAGCATTACAGGATACCTCTTTTGATGTCGTGGTACCCGTTGCCACCTTTGGCAGGCCTATTGACCCAAAAGCATGGCTGTCTTTCCAGAAAGAAACCGGCATTCCTGTTGTGCTGGATGCGGCAGCAGCCCTTGGTGTGCAAGATGTTGAGCCAGAGCTTATTACCGTTTTTAGCCTGCATGCAACCAAGCCGTTTGGTGTTGGCGAGGGCGGGCTGGTTGTAACGGCAGATGCCGACCTGGTGAAAAGGGCGCAGTCGCTTTCGAACTTTGGCTTTTTAGGTACAGCAGGGGTGGTCCAGCAAATTGGAACTAATGCAAAGTTTGGTGAATATTACGCAGCTGTTGGCTTGGCGCAGTTGCGCCGCTGGCAAGCTGTTACTGAAAAGCGCCGGCAGGTTGCCGCGTGGTACAGCGATATGCTGCCTGATGGGATTCAGCGCCAGCAAGGCCATGATGCTTTTATCCCTGCGGTATTATGTGTTTTCTGCGATGGTAAGGCGCGGCACTTAACCGAGAAGCTGGCGAGCCATGCGATCCAGACACGCCACTGGTATCTGCCCCTGTTACACCAGCACCCGGCGCTGCAGTGTGTTGATATAGTGGGCGGTCATGCCGAAAATCTTGGTGTGGCGAACCATTTGCAGCACGGTCTTTTTGGGTTGCCGTTCCATGGATTTTTAACAAAAGATGATGTGGCGCAGATTTGTGCCATATTAAGAGATGGTATAGTATGAGCGCGGATAAAAAAAAGCAGCCCCTATCAGAACTGATTGATCAGTTTGATCAAAGTGTTTTGGCGAAAAATTATACTCTTGCGCATGATCTTTTCTCAAAGTTACTTCTGCGTATTGAGGGTGGTAAAGATGCTTTTGGCGATACGCTGCGGGGGCTTACACCTCAGTCAGAAACGGAAGCCACAATTCTCGCGTCAGCCATTACCAACTGGTTATGTGATAAAGAATACCGTGTCACCCGGCAGAGCTATTTTTTGTTTACGCGCTATAAACGGGCTATTTCTCAAGTGTTTGAAGTTAGCGGTTTTCGCGGTACTGCGCATTTTATAAAGCGCATGGGCACCAGTAACCCGGATGGCACTGTAACGCTGCAGGCTCATGCCATCCCAAAACTATTTTGCGGCCTTTCTGTTAATGCGGTTACAGACCAACTGATGGACCTGCTTTTCAGGCAAAGCCCGGAAATGTCGTGGCCGGTTGCGGCGGCTTTTTTATCTGAGCAGGTCGTGTGGCACCCGCAGGCCGAAAAGGCCCGAAGCCGTATTTTTGATAATGCGGCCCTTTGGAATGATATACCGGTCAGTGATAATATTATCCAGAATTTGGGCCCCACCTATATGGGGTGCAGCTATGCGGAAGCGCAAAACAAGCACGATATAAAGAAGCCAATGAACGCAATGGTCAGGCGCTGGCTTAAAGCGCATGATATTACAGATGTTGATTTCAGTGACACTGAGCGAAGGGCCGTGAAACGAAAGCCGACACTGGTTATTATGGCTGAACTTTACGACAGTGTGCACGCCATGCACCGCTGTTACGGCCCTGCCATTCGGGCCTTGAAAGACAGGTTTAAGCTGGTTTACATGTCGCTTGGGGGCACATGTGACCCGGCTATCGAATATATGTTTGATAAGATTGACAGTACGCCCTTTGTAACGGCGAACCCAAAACCATATTTTGACAAAGTAAAATCATACCGGCCTGATGTGATTTACTATCCGAGTGTTGGTATGCGCGGTATGTCTATTTTGGGCTCTAACCTGCGGTTGGCACCCATTCAGGTTATGACATACGGCCATCCTGCAACCACCCATTCTGATAAAATTGATTACTCGATGATTGTTGAAGGGTTGATCGGCAGCGAAAATACGATTGCAGATACAATTCTGCACTGGTACGCGGCACAGCGCTATGAACTGAGGCCAGACACCAAGTTTCCACCTGTTCAAATACGGCCAAAGCCTGCTGTTGTGCGCATTGCAGTGCCAGCATGGTCACGCAAGATCACACCGCGCTTTTTAGCGGTATGTCAGGCTATTCAGGAAAAATCGAAAAGGCCGGTAGAGTTTATTTTCTTCCCTAATGGTATAGGGCCTTTGTTCCAGTCGTTTAAGCGCCGCGTTGAAAGCATGCTTAATGCCAAGGTGCTGCCCCGCACAAATTATAACGACTATCTGAAATCGTTGAGCGCGTGTGATATTTTCCTGAGCTCTTTTCCCTTTGGGGCAACAAACGGCATTCTGGATGCAGGCCCCCTTGGGTTGCCTATTGTCAATTTGGTGGGTGATGAAATGCACGCCATGAACGATTCTGAAATGGTGTCACACCTTAAACAGCCAGAGTGGCTGTCAGCGCGGTCTGTGAAAGCTTATGTACAGGCGGTGCTGAAACTGATCGAGGATGATGCCACACGTGTTGCGATCAGTAAGGCAAATGCTGCTTTTGATTATGACAAGGGCATGATGATAGAACCCGGTGGAACCTGCGAAAGCTTTGGGCTCGCCGTAGAGGCAGCCTATCGGCATCACGAAAAAATACAAGCGGCTGGCACCAAATCATGGTCCTGTGCTACGCTTCGTGAAATGATGGAAGCCGGTACATAAAGAAATGGTGCTAGATGCAAAATCCGTTTGATCCGGGCTATTATGATAGC
Proteins encoded:
- a CDS encoding DegT/DnrJ/EryC1/StrS family aminotransferase; translation: MTPDYKIFCLVPDLPDSTELEPFVAEMQANRWYTNFGPLTRRFEREMADFLLPNNAADIAVGTFSSATTALELVLKVMNLPQNARVLLPALTFPATALSVLNAGYTPVLSDVDAASWLLSPEIAKAALQDTSFDVVVPVATFGRPIDPKAWLSFQKETGIPVVLDAAAALGVQDVEPELITVFSLHATKPFGVGEGGLVVTADADLVKRAQSLSNFGFLGTAGVVQQIGTNAKFGEYYAAVGLAQLRRWQAVTEKRRQVAAWYSDMLPDGIQRQQGHDAFIPAVLCVFCDGKARHLTEKLASHAIQTRHWYLPLLHQHPALQCVDIVGGHAENLGVANHLQHGLFGLPFHGFLTKDDVAQICAILRDGIV
- a CDS encoding glycosyltransferase family A protein, with protein sequence MNQVHKKALGVVIPAYGHPGFLAEAIMGACEQVCDQPVLVVVVDDGCRFPETGRVVHDLQLLYPERLFYIRQENTRLPGARNTGIRFLFDIAPDLDAIYFLDADNRIEPYSLQQFRTSLGDDPAVGWAYPDISFFGLSWGENGFETRETAPVYSKLKHLRGNISEAGSLVRGDVFRQGIFFDDSMRSGLEDWDFWLSAMEAGYIGVRTQHSGFIYRRRPESMLAASQREHDGLLNRLYKKHAALYAPRNILSLEQQEAPVFAIYIAGDTAIRLTSDPVLPGTSISLGEFKQLFEASLHEEHAHFFPEFLLLLTPNEAQRLESLSVFLRTCFWGLKAQTADVCRVQIQNGPNDIEAVKDASMLQALLVRQRALKSYVGGHKTDRAKAFNKLHTLYVPLPALLWGGVPVQANQQTEDKASVDLKAALVEFADGLCGQKPWVKHHNRQYSGPDVRALRKLLVDETCAAEGLKAYPVGHTQGRDVFAFSLDKLDQMSIGYLTATMQASHDAGREIACFIEYQQPDAKGKLPLPAAWQEIITDIITFPVSPTVGDNYTYLGATIERKLLLVDQIKAVSVLLRSTDTLYIVGDAACLEVAGELRQYGTKIIVVCPKTESSTSRYLAYEHAIGQLITLGSELYIDLVAAGFPAGKIISECPDDIY
- a CDS encoding DUF6212 domain-containing protein; the protein is MTEIVLTREAAKKMYSAVNSIVVAKACYRIVKDAIHPDIAILLLSPDGRISLPAKADRIARETTPLRGAPAGLLALVYSASYNGLIETLTATFEQHDISEKPATLLLKPAPFFWKRYKCRQFINDVLLKNLIKIRSNVALYHQAITAQRRNLEILQQQLDTAQRMMTGIGYEKLFDGVSLKQGTETVGPGGDIDTARYGQTLPLACLGLRGVSLFVRQLPPKTDTGSLQLLIKRAADGARLMEETVPVSNLVEGWNGFLLPGLGLLSIGDALLELEWHSADGLLLAMADAETSRFGDQDNRSLALRIKQGLLPPGALTSLDGQVPVPKTEQPLLQVQALKLPEPGEALQYYRGHVAHEKLSDQHKFALVTMNGASRDLQLHPMMEGLTAVIYKDAIAAGSVWAACDVATAHPAAPAFTYILAAIPSSMDADKPRLIDDIAAQVKKGVMAGSSGKTGAVWQSVTLSAQKRRLLELEIPADKNSSMDAVFAVLPAEGSISCGWCRWYGFYVTSKLNTPFVTGRLDTSIESSS
- a CDS encoding type I secretion system permease/ATPase gives rise to the protein MALIEDYKREEHAFRKTLKTAVGFSLISNVCMLAMPVFMFQVYDRVLMSRNMETLFALAIFALVILIVYGFFDYVKNALLIKAATRMEANLSGLILAGELARSVDSNAQSVRDLASLKQVATSPAFSSLFDLPTFPLYLLLLFLIHPVLGAAVIVGGGIILFIGVWGARVTSVLNKDHLEAATSASRSLEMHLSSQELIKAQGLYKEAVSEWGHKYGEQLERQVESSTKMAAFAGASKATRQIVQVALIATGAFLVLIDHATGGVIFAAAMIGGRALMPVEAVVGSWRTLVQAYDVRARLMTRLEDINLPENRTQLPSPSGAIGIERVVYVPRPGAQPIIKGISGKIRSGEIVAIIGPSGAGKSTLAKMLVGYLQPSSGMVTLDGQDINTWDPTARGQHIGYMPQQISFFNMTVRENIARMRVDDPPELAIHAAKLAGVHELVMSLPDGYDTVISRSGFQPSGGQSQLIALARAFYGMPKVLILDEPNAALDQQGENTFHKALRLAKKNKITTIIVTQRPSVLQFVDKVMVMQAGIVKEYGDKDTVLKSGAVSTKNQAAIQKAAASNKPAPTNGAAGAKAATPKEKPQASKESSAPQKPQQPDSGVPATETKGEA
- a CDS encoding beta strand repeat-containing protein, giving the protein MATFFGSSLNDTIQGTIDADLLDGGPGGVDVLSGGDGNDTIRGGGAGTRVEGGDGDDTITGPVGAGATLVADDAAGASTLLGGAGNDTITGSVGQDTIDGGANDDDISGGNGDDSLVGGAGDDVLNGGEGNDDIDGGLGNDSINGGNGDDVLAGGNGDDTIAGGAGNDDINGDGIANNGTADVAVFSGDIDTTQADLSASVTTTAGGTDTLSFIEIISADNVTITLNSGTGFDFTSGYADTMPNGDGDSAASSATHPIDLSGDLHQFDGVVTVTSDTGGAGIADDEYTITSIGGTAVTATSTTVTLADGSVVTINDLQVADGTTNITLNPSASYDLTSEDDTVEFDVVLEDSNGDELTITVTVTVSEDGELYAQATGSKLTGDDGADTLHGAAGADTLIGANGDDSLIGGAGNDQLLGGNNNDTLLGGAGNDYGNGGNGDDIVDGGNGDDTFYAGSDDTGDDALRGGLGADLLAGGAGNDTIVGGGSTTASLWVAADSTAALGSGADTLYGGAGNDAIVLGNWDTTGNDVVEFGDAASATDVLDAGSVAWAGDGNDTVVGGGGNDTIGGGSGNDSIEGGNGDDLIYGGANGDDYIEGSSGNDTVFGGAGEDEVYGGNDDDVLFGGTGDDYVSGGNGDDEIYGGADDGEDEIDGGNGDDEIYGGAGNDDIDGDDGDDVIFGQDGEDDIDGGAGNDDIDGGAGNDDLLGSAGDDTIAGGDGNDTIDGGTGNDDVDGGDGNDTITNAGGNDDLSGGAGNDTITGSGDDTINGGAGNDSLVAGGGDEVFVFETGTGDDVINGFSIGDDVLDLRAIAGSIDTYAELSAVTTESDGNIIIVIGDDSIQLLGVTLSNLQLAFNAGDVLLN
- a CDS encoding HlyD family type I secretion periplasmic adaptor subunit; the encoded protein is MSDIVPVSSNLPAVKSDKFERASLQKWAENIDVDRKPLLRKALYVFIIVFVFGGIWSVTAELGGAVIASGKVVAEGKNRLIQNLEGGILKELNVKEGDKVKEGDILALLDPLQLAAQLESNQLQRAIARIQLARLRAEVHNLADIQFPTDIDPAVADHPRVIEAISSQTDEFVAGRNFRRATDEILDTRIKGLEGDIEGQKEVLEAYNRQLELFELELKDFKVLLEQGHIARTRVFATERKVVELIATVANVKLDMQKARNEILNYQTEKRQNMLEFKEKANNQLIEAQKTLSSADSSVARLTDMLDRSIIRSPVEGTVFRMGKHTLGEVVKPGETMFVVFPDDDALTIEAYLQPTDREHIHTGQDVEVIFPSDKQSRMTPVPGKLIYVSADTITSEQDPTGKYLVKILVDPDHIPKQLLPGNIAEAYIQTEPTTFAAIMAKPFTRFAFRAFKG